From Deferrisoma camini S3R1, the proteins below share one genomic window:
- a CDS encoding thiamine pyrophosphate-dependent enzyme, producing the protein MARDLSHWLREGLGATPFCPGCGHGILLGAVCRALDLAGVERERLLVVSGIGCAAWIPSPHLRADTLHTLHGRALAFATGAKLYRPDRVTLVVSGDGDLASIGGNHLIHAARRDLDVTVVCANNSIYGMTGGQVAATTPRGARTATTPAGNPHRPFDLCRLVAAAGASYVARYAVVQPDRVARAVARGIATPGFAFVEVVSPCPTQYGRRNDEADPARALAALRERLIGREEAEALPAGERAGRIVVGEFVA; encoded by the coding sequence ATGGCCCGGGATCTGAGCCACTGGCTGCGCGAAGGGCTCGGGGCCACCCCGTTCTGCCCGGGGTGCGGCCACGGCATCCTGCTGGGGGCCGTATGCCGGGCCCTGGACCTGGCCGGGGTGGAACGGGAGCGGCTCCTGGTGGTCTCGGGGATCGGGTGCGCCGCGTGGATCCCCTCGCCCCACCTGCGGGCCGACACCCTGCATACCCTCCACGGGCGGGCCCTGGCCTTTGCCACCGGCGCCAAGCTGTACCGGCCCGATCGGGTGACCCTGGTGGTGAGCGGCGACGGCGATCTGGCCTCGATCGGCGGGAACCACTTGATCCACGCGGCCCGGCGGGACCTGGACGTCACCGTGGTGTGCGCGAACAACTCGATCTACGGCATGACCGGCGGCCAGGTGGCGGCCACCACGCCCCGGGGGGCGCGCACGGCCACCACCCCGGCCGGCAACCCCCACCGGCCGTTCGACCTGTGCCGCCTGGTGGCCGCGGCCGGCGCCTCGTACGTGGCCCGGTACGCGGTGGTGCAGCCCGACCGGGTGGCCCGGGCCGTGGCCCGGGGCATCGCCACGCCCGGGTTCGCGTTCGTGGAGGTGGTGAGCCCGTGCCCCACCCAGTACGGCCGCCGCAACGACGAGGCCGATCCGGCCCGGGCCCTGGCCGCCCTGCGGGAGCGGCTGATCGGCCGGGAGGAGGCCGAGGCCCTGCCGGCCGGGGAGCGCGCCGGCCGGATCGTGGTCGGGGAGTTCGTGGCGTGA
- a CDS encoding 2-oxoacid:acceptor oxidoreductase subunit alpha — MSVPVTTAPVPFEPGPRYLSGNEAAADAAVAAGCDFYAGYPITPSSEIMERIAARFAELGRVFVQMEDEIASIGAVIGAVWAGAKGMTATSGPGFSLMMEALGYAAFTETPLVIVDVQRAGPCTGQATRPGAGDVQQARWGSHGDYPVIALSPWSVQEMFDLTVRAFELAERYRVPVILLAEEAVGHLRERVDVPAEVAVAGRDRDPSGPPFGTDEPQGVPPMPCFGDGADLLVTGSTHDPWGWRRTEDPEVHERLVTRLHRKVWDRRPEICRTEGYLLDDARFALVAYGFTARSALAAVRRLRAEGVPVGLLRLQTLWPFPAEEVAALARRVAWIGVPEMNLGQVQGEVRKEARCPVDGLHQVNGEVIDPRRIAAWVKEAVQWPGI, encoded by the coding sequence GTGTCCGTGCCGGTGACCACCGCGCCGGTGCCGTTCGAGCCCGGGCCCCGTTACTTGTCGGGCAACGAGGCCGCGGCCGATGCGGCCGTGGCGGCCGGGTGCGACTTCTACGCCGGCTACCCCATCACCCCCTCCAGCGAGATCATGGAGCGGATCGCGGCCCGGTTCGCGGAGCTCGGCCGCGTGTTCGTGCAGATGGAGGACGAGATCGCCTCGATCGGGGCGGTGATCGGGGCGGTGTGGGCCGGGGCCAAGGGCATGACCGCCACCTCGGGGCCGGGGTTCTCCCTGATGATGGAGGCCCTGGGGTATGCCGCGTTCACGGAGACCCCGCTGGTGATCGTGGACGTGCAGCGGGCCGGCCCCTGCACCGGCCAGGCCACCCGCCCGGGCGCGGGCGACGTGCAGCAGGCCCGGTGGGGGTCCCACGGAGACTACCCGGTGATCGCGCTGTCGCCCTGGTCGGTGCAGGAGATGTTCGACCTGACCGTGCGGGCGTTCGAGTTAGCCGAGCGCTACCGGGTGCCGGTGATCCTGCTGGCCGAGGAGGCGGTGGGCCACCTCAGGGAGCGGGTGGACGTGCCCGCCGAGGTGGCCGTGGCCGGAAGGGACCGGGACCCGTCGGGGCCGCCGTTCGGCACGGACGAGCCCCAGGGGGTGCCGCCGATGCCCTGCTTCGGCGACGGCGCCGACCTGCTGGTGACCGGGTCCACCCACGACCCGTGGGGCTGGCGCCGCACCGAGGACCCCGAGGTGCACGAGCGGCTGGTGACCCGGCTCCACCGCAAGGTGTGGGACCGGCGGCCCGAGATCTGCCGCACCGAGGGGTACCTCCTGGACGACGCCCGGTTCGCCCTGGTGGCCTACGGGTTCACCGCCCGGTCGGCCCTGGCCGCGGTCCGGCGGCTGCGGGCCGAGGGGGTGCCGGTGGGGCTGCTGCGGCTCCAGACCCTGTGGCCGTTCCCGGCCGAGGAGGTGGCGGCCCTGGCCCGGCGGGTGGCATGGATCGGGGTGCCCGAGATGAACCTGGGTCAGGTGCAGGGAGAGGTCCGCAAGGAGGCCCGATGCCCGGTGGACGGGCTCCACCAGGTGAACGGAGAGGTCATCGACCCCCGCCGGATCGCGGCCTGGGTGAAGGAGGCGGTGCAATGGCCCGGGATCTGA
- a CDS encoding amino acid ABC transporter ATP-binding protein has protein sequence MIHVHKWFGDLHVLNDINLEVAPRERIVICGPSGSGKSTLIRCINRLEKHQRGRILVDGIELTNDVKNIERIRAEVGMVFQHFNLFPHLTILENLTLGPIWVRKTPRKEAEEMAMHFLEKVRIADQAKKYPGQLSGGQQQRVAIARSLCMKPKIMLFDEPTSALDPEMVKEVLDVMIELAEEGMTMLVVTHEMGFAKSVADRVIFMDAGQIVEENTPHEFFDHPRHERTKLFLSQILH, from the coding sequence ATGATCCACGTGCACAAGTGGTTCGGCGATCTGCACGTGCTCAACGATATCAACCTGGAGGTGGCCCCCCGGGAGCGGATCGTGATCTGCGGGCCCTCGGGGTCGGGCAAGTCCACCCTGATCCGGTGCATCAACCGCCTGGAGAAGCACCAGCGGGGCCGGATCCTGGTGGACGGCATCGAGCTCACCAACGACGTGAAGAACATCGAGCGGATCCGCGCCGAGGTGGGCATGGTGTTCCAGCACTTCAACCTGTTCCCCCACCTCACGATCCTGGAGAACCTGACCCTGGGCCCGATCTGGGTGCGCAAGACCCCCCGGAAGGAGGCCGAGGAGATGGCCATGCACTTCCTCGAGAAGGTCCGGATCGCGGACCAGGCCAAGAAGTACCCGGGCCAGCTCTCGGGCGGCCAGCAGCAGCGGGTGGCGATCGCGCGGAGCCTGTGCATGAAGCCCAAGATCATGCTGTTCGACGAGCCCACCTCGGCCCTGGACCCCGAGATGGTCAAGGAGGTGCTCGACGTGATGATCGAGCTGGCCGAGGAGGGCATGACCATGCTGGTGGTGACCCACGAGATGGGGTTCGCCAAGAGCGTGGCCGACCGGGTGATCTTCATGGACGCCGGCCAGATCGTCGAGGAGAACACCCCCCACGAGTTCTTCGACCACCCCCGGCACGAACGCACGAAGCTGTTCCTGAGCCAGATTTTGCATTAG
- a CDS encoding amino acid ABC transporter permease, whose protein sequence is MSASSPSQPLRPPSTRLGVWGWMRVNLFNGWFNSLLTVVTVAGLGWVVPPFLRWAFWDALWNTPAEACRVGGGACWSVITKNLRFIIFGFYPHPEQWRPAVAMGLLVALLWYSKDRRRWKRSLGWIWLVALVVMGVLMRGGILGLEPVETSQWSGLPLTLLLSVFGMVAAYPLGVVLALGRRSRLPAVKSLCVAYIELIRGVPLISLLFMSSVMFPLFLPEGVTVNKILRALVAIILFTAAYIAEVVRGGLQAIPRGQYEAAESLGLNYVQTMRLIILPQALKIVIPPTVGILISAFKDTSLVVIIALYDVLNTTKSTLSNPQWMGFSTEAYLFLALLYFLGCFSMSSYSRRLERELTPGTAGRTR, encoded by the coding sequence GTGAGCGCATCGAGCCCCTCCCAACCGTTGCGGCCCCCCTCCACCCGCCTGGGGGTGTGGGGCTGGATGCGGGTGAACCTGTTCAACGGCTGGTTCAACTCGCTCCTGACCGTGGTCACCGTGGCCGGGCTGGGCTGGGTGGTGCCCCCCTTCCTGCGGTGGGCCTTCTGGGACGCCCTGTGGAACACGCCGGCCGAGGCCTGCCGGGTGGGTGGGGGCGCGTGCTGGTCGGTCATCACCAAGAACCTGCGGTTCATCATCTTCGGGTTCTACCCCCACCCCGAGCAGTGGCGGCCGGCCGTGGCCATGGGGCTGCTGGTGGCCCTGCTGTGGTACAGCAAGGACCGCCGCCGGTGGAAGAGGTCGCTGGGCTGGATCTGGCTGGTGGCGCTGGTGGTGATGGGCGTGCTGATGCGGGGCGGGATCCTGGGGCTCGAGCCGGTGGAGACCAGCCAGTGGAGCGGGCTGCCGCTGACGCTGCTCCTGTCGGTGTTCGGCATGGTGGCCGCCTACCCCCTGGGCGTGGTGCTGGCCCTGGGCCGGCGCTCCCGACTGCCGGCCGTGAAGAGCCTGTGCGTGGCCTACATCGAGCTGATCCGGGGGGTGCCGCTGATCAGCCTGCTGTTCATGTCGTCGGTGATGTTCCCCCTGTTCCTGCCCGAGGGGGTCACCGTGAACAAGATCCTCCGGGCCCTGGTCGCGATCATCCTGTTCACCGCGGCCTACATCGCCGAGGTGGTGCGGGGAGGGCTCCAGGCCATTCCCCGGGGACAGTACGAGGCGGCCGAGTCCCTGGGGCTCAACTACGTGCAGACCATGCGGCTGATCATCCTGCCCCAGGCTCTGAAGATCGTGATCCCGCCCACCGTGGGCATCCTGATCTCGGCGTTCAAGGACACCTCGCTGGTGGTGATCATCGCCTTGTACGACGTGCTCAACACCACCAAGTCCACCCTGTCCAACCCCCAGTGGATGGGGTTCAGCACCGAGGCGTACCTGTTCCTCGCGCTTCTGTACTTCCTGGGCTGCTTCTCCATGTCCAGCTACAGCCGGCGGCTCGAGCGGGAACTGACCCCGGGCACGGCCGGCCGCACCCGGTAG
- a CDS encoding amino acid ABC transporter permease, with product MIQSTSAPAAATPFWNDPAKRALAFQAAVLAVVLAVGYYLFANVQANLARQNIATGFGFLGRESGFEIGESPIAYSAADTYAKALLVGVLNTLRVSFLGIVLTVLLGTFVGIARLSTNWLVSKLAGAYIEVLQDIPVLLQLFFWYALFNEILPSPRQALSPLPGVFLCNRGLLLPIPAAHPAYRWMAAAFVAACVGVWLLRRWARKRQEATGRIFPTFRVGLALLLGLPALAWWLGGAPTAMNVPHLKGFNFRGGLSLSPEFAALLLGLVLYTSAFVAEIVRAGIQSVSHGQTEAAMSLGLTSGQTLNLVILPQALRVIVPPLTSQMLNLTKNSSLAVAIGFPDFVSVANTTINQTGQAIEGVALIMAVYLMFSLSTSAFMNWYNKRIALVER from the coding sequence ATGATCCAGAGCACGAGCGCACCCGCGGCCGCCACCCCGTTCTGGAACGACCCGGCCAAGAGGGCCCTGGCCTTCCAGGCCGCGGTCCTGGCGGTGGTGCTGGCCGTGGGGTACTACCTGTTCGCCAACGTCCAGGCCAACCTGGCCCGCCAGAACATCGCCACCGGGTTCGGGTTCCTGGGCCGGGAGTCCGGGTTCGAGATCGGGGAGTCCCCGATCGCCTACTCGGCCGCCGACACCTACGCCAAGGCCCTGCTGGTGGGGGTGCTCAACACCCTGCGGGTGTCGTTCCTCGGCATCGTGCTCACCGTGCTCCTGGGCACCTTCGTGGGCATCGCCCGCCTGTCGACCAACTGGCTGGTGTCGAAGCTGGCCGGGGCCTACATCGAGGTGCTCCAGGACATCCCGGTGCTTCTGCAGCTCTTCTTCTGGTACGCCCTGTTCAACGAGATCCTGCCCTCGCCCCGCCAGGCCCTGAGCCCCCTGCCCGGGGTGTTCCTGTGCAACCGGGGGCTGCTGCTTCCGATCCCGGCCGCCCACCCGGCCTACCGGTGGATGGCCGCGGCGTTCGTGGCCGCCTGCGTGGGGGTGTGGCTCCTTCGGCGTTGGGCCCGAAAGCGGCAGGAGGCCACGGGCCGGATCTTCCCCACGTTCCGGGTGGGCCTGGCCCTGCTGCTGGGGCTGCCGGCCCTGGCCTGGTGGCTCGGCGGGGCGCCCACGGCCATGAACGTGCCCCACCTCAAGGGGTTCAACTTCCGGGGCGGCCTGTCGCTGAGCCCGGAGTTCGCGGCCCTGCTGCTGGGGCTCGTCCTCTACACCTCGGCGTTCGTGGCCGAGATCGTCCGGGCCGGCATCCAGTCGGTGAGCCACGGCCAGACCGAGGCGGCCATGAGCCTGGGGCTCACCTCCGGCCAGACCCTGAACCTGGTGATCCTGCCCCAGGCGCTGCGGGTGATCGTGCCGCCGCTCACGAGCCAGATGCTCAACCTCACCAAGAACAGCTCCCTGGCCGTGGCGATCGGGTTCCCGGACTTCGTGTCGGTGGCCAACACCACCATCAACCAGACCGGCCAGGCCATCGAGGGGGTGGCCCTCATCATGGCCGTGTACCTGATGTTCAGCCTGTCCACGTCGGCCTTCATGAACTGGTACAACAAACGCATCGCGCTGGTGGAACGGTGA
- a CDS encoding amino acid ABC transporter substrate-binding protein: MSLRRIATLTLAAVLAAGPALAGKTLDTVRARGYVIVGVNGSLFGFGMPDEKGVWKGLDVDTGRAIAAAVFGDASKVKWVPLTAVQRFTALQSGEIDVLCRNATRTLTRDTALGLDFVHVNYYDGQGFMVPKKLGVKSAKELDGATVCVLPGTTTEMNAADFFRTNNMEWKPVVIENTAELAKTFFSGRCDVLTSDASQLAGTRAVAPNPDDYVILPEIISKEPLAPAVRHGDEQWRDIVDYAVMAMIAAEEMGITSKNVDQMLKSKDPKIQRFLGVTPGNGKALGLDEKWAYNIIKQVGNYAEVFERNVGPNTPLGLERGLNALWTDGGLMYVPPFK; encoded by the coding sequence ATGAGCCTGCGACGCATCGCCACCCTGACCCTCGCCGCGGTCCTGGCCGCGGGCCCGGCCTTGGCCGGGAAGACCCTGGACACCGTGCGCGCCCGAGGATACGTGATCGTGGGCGTGAACGGGAGCCTTTTCGGGTTCGGCATGCCCGACGAGAAGGGCGTGTGGAAGGGGCTGGACGTGGACACCGGCCGGGCCATCGCCGCGGCCGTGTTCGGCGACGCCTCCAAGGTGAAGTGGGTGCCGCTGACCGCGGTGCAGCGGTTCACCGCGCTCCAGTCGGGCGAGATCGACGTGCTGTGCCGCAACGCCACCCGGACCCTGACCCGGGACACGGCCCTGGGCCTGGACTTCGTGCACGTGAACTACTACGACGGCCAGGGGTTCATGGTGCCCAAGAAGCTCGGCGTGAAGAGCGCCAAGGAGCTCGACGGCGCCACGGTGTGCGTGCTGCCCGGCACCACCACCGAGATGAACGCGGCCGACTTCTTCCGCACGAACAACATGGAGTGGAAGCCGGTGGTCATCGAGAACACGGCCGAGCTGGCCAAGACCTTCTTCTCGGGCCGGTGCGACGTGCTCACCTCGGACGCCTCCCAGCTCGCCGGCACCCGCGCCGTGGCCCCCAACCCGGACGACTACGTGATCCTGCCCGAGATCATCTCCAAGGAGCCCCTGGCCCCGGCCGTGCGCCACGGCGACGAGCAGTGGCGCGACATCGTGGACTACGCGGTCATGGCCATGATCGCGGCCGAGGAGATGGGCATCACCTCCAAGAACGTGGACCAGATGCTCAAGAGCAAGGACCCCAAGATCCAGCGGTTCCTGGGCGTGACCCCGGGCAACGGCAAGGCCCTGGGCCTCGACGAGAAGTGGGCCTACAACATCATCAAGCAGGTGGGCAACTACGCCGAGGTGTTCGAGCGCAACGTGGGCCCCAACACCCCCCTGGGGCTGGAGCGGGGCCTGAACGCCCTGTGGACCGACGGCGGCCTGATGTACGTGCCGCCCTTCAAGTAG
- a CDS encoding DMT family transporter, whose amino-acid sequence MVINRGLYVRLAGAAVLWGGTFVAGRLLAAEVSPAAAAFVRFALAGAVLAALAWREGEPVAWTPRTLGWFALLGLTGVAGYNLLFFTGLRTVEAGRAALIIANNPVAIAAGAALVLGERLGLRASLGIGVAVVGACVVVSRGHPLQVLRGGVGVGELCIAGCVVCWTAYTLIGRRALAGLSPLQATAGACVVGAAILAGPALAGGLARGIGAWSATAWASALYLALGGTVLAFVWYYRGVQALGAARAGVFINLVPVSGVVFGWLFLGERLDPSVWVGGALVATGIALTRTRAEAPPVRTGSS is encoded by the coding sequence ATGGTAATCAACCGTGGGTTGTACGTCCGGCTGGCCGGGGCGGCCGTGCTGTGGGGGGGCACGTTCGTGGCGGGCCGGCTCCTGGCGGCCGAGGTGTCGCCGGCCGCGGCCGCGTTCGTGCGGTTCGCCCTGGCCGGGGCGGTGCTGGCCGCCCTGGCCTGGCGCGAGGGCGAGCCCGTGGCCTGGACCCCGCGCACCCTGGGGTGGTTCGCGCTCCTGGGCCTGACCGGCGTGGCCGGGTACAACCTGCTCTTCTTCACGGGGCTTCGCACCGTGGAGGCGGGCCGGGCGGCGCTCATTATCGCCAACAACCCCGTGGCCATCGCGGCCGGAGCCGCCCTGGTGCTGGGCGAGAGGCTGGGGCTGCGGGCCAGCCTGGGCATCGGGGTGGCCGTGGTGGGGGCCTGCGTGGTGGTGAGCCGGGGCCACCCCCTGCAGGTCCTCAGGGGGGGCGTGGGCGTGGGCGAGCTGTGCATCGCCGGATGCGTGGTGTGCTGGACCGCCTACACCCTGATCGGCCGGAGGGCCCTGGCCGGCCTGAGCCCCCTTCAGGCCACGGCCGGGGCCTGCGTGGTCGGCGCCGCGATCCTGGCCGGACCGGCCCTGGCCGGGGGCCTGGCCCGCGGCATCGGGGCCTGGTCGGCCACGGCCTGGGCGAGCGCCCTGTACCTGGCCCTGGGGGGGACGGTGCTCGCGTTCGTGTGGTACTACCGGGGGGTGCAGGCCCTGGGCGCGGCCCGGGCCGGGGTGTTCATCAACCTGGTTCCGGTGAGCGGGGTGGTGTTCGGGTGGCTGTTCCTGGGCGAGCGTCTGGACCCCTCGGTCTGGGTCGGCGGGGCCCTGGTGGCCACGGGCATCGCCCTCACCCGGACCCGGGCCGAGGCTCCACCGGTTCGAACCGGTTCGTCCTGA
- a CDS encoding asparaginase: MRIRVITTGGTIDKVYFDAKSTYQVGEPLAGEVLREAGVAFEYEVEPVMRKDSLEITPEDRARIREAVERCPEDRVVVTHGTDTMAETGRALAGIPGKTVVLTGAIQPGRFRSTDAPFNLGFAVAAVQILPPGVYLAMNGRVFDPFRVRKNLRTNRFEPVEPRPGSG, encoded by the coding sequence GTGCGGATCCGGGTGATCACCACGGGGGGTACGATCGACAAGGTGTACTTCGACGCCAAGAGCACCTACCAGGTGGGCGAGCCCCTGGCCGGGGAGGTGCTCCGGGAGGCCGGGGTGGCGTTCGAGTACGAGGTGGAGCCGGTGATGCGCAAGGACAGCCTGGAGATCACGCCCGAGGACCGGGCCCGGATCCGCGAGGCGGTGGAGCGGTGCCCCGAGGACCGGGTGGTGGTGACCCACGGCACCGACACCATGGCCGAGACCGGCCGGGCGCTCGCCGGCATCCCCGGCAAGACCGTGGTGCTCACGGGTGCGATCCAGCCGGGCCGGTTCCGGTCCACGGACGCGCCGTTCAACCTGGGGTTCGCCGTGGCCGCGGTGCAGATCCTGCCGCCCGGGGTGTACCTGGCCATGAACGGCCGGGTGTTCGACCCGTTCCGGGTGCGCAAGAACCTCAGGACGAACCGGTTCGAACCGGTGGAGCCTCGGCCCGGGTCCGGGTGA
- a CDS encoding type II toxin-antitoxin system VapB family antitoxin, with the protein MALNIRNPETDRLATVLARLTGETKTEAVTRALRERLERIRRERGGRRLADELDEIARHCASLPVQDPRPDDEILGCDEDGLPR; encoded by the coding sequence ATGGCTCTGAACATTCGAAATCCCGAAACCGACCGGCTCGCAACGGTTCTGGCCCGATTGACCGGTGAGACCAAGACCGAAGCGGTCACCCGAGCCCTCCGGGAACGGCTGGAGCGGATCCGCCGGGAACGCGGGGGGCGGCGCTTGGCCGACGAGTTGGACGAGATCGCCCGTCACTGCGCCTCGTTGCCGGTGCAGGACCCGCGCCCGGACGACGAGATCCTCGGGTGCGACGAAGACGGGCTGCCGCGTTGA
- a CDS encoding ATP-binding protein, with the protein MIPRTLAPTLLRAAGAFPVVSVTGPRQSGKTTLVRAVFPHHAYTSLELPDQRQFALEDPRGFLEQFAGPVILDEVQRAPDLFSYIQVMVDEDPQTTGRFVLTGSHNFLMLERISQSLAGRSAVLHLLPLSLAELLGAEPLSFDALGREVPANRLPAPDRGLLETLYTGFYPRIHDRGIEPRDWLASYYQTYLERDVRTVVNVGDLETFGRFVRLCAGRTGQLLNLSALASDAGVTHSTARRWISVLEASFLIALLRPHHENFGKRLIKSPKLYFLDPGLLCYLLQIRSPEELFHRAERGAVFESFVVSELLKAFLHRGEQPSLYYWRDAAGHEVDILVDLGAHRIPVEIKSGQTVTPEFFANLRYWRNLSGDPDGPAALFYGGDRAFRRSGVVVLPWFGVAQRSP; encoded by the coding sequence ATGATCCCGCGCACGCTCGCCCCAACACTGCTCCGGGCCGCCGGGGCGTTCCCGGTGGTCAGCGTCACCGGCCCGCGCCAGTCCGGCAAGACCACCCTGGTGCGGGCGGTGTTTCCCCACCACGCGTACACCTCCCTCGAGCTCCCCGACCAGCGGCAGTTCGCCCTCGAGGACCCGCGGGGCTTCCTGGAGCAGTTCGCCGGGCCGGTGATCCTCGACGAGGTGCAACGGGCCCCGGACCTGTTCTCGTACATCCAGGTCATGGTCGACGAAGACCCCCAAACGACCGGGCGCTTCGTGCTGACGGGGTCCCACAACTTCCTCATGCTGGAGCGGATCTCCCAGTCGCTGGCCGGCCGGTCCGCGGTGCTGCACCTGCTTCCGCTCTCCCTGGCCGAGCTTCTTGGCGCGGAGCCCCTTTCGTTCGACGCCCTGGGCCGGGAGGTCCCGGCCAACCGGCTCCCGGCACCGGACCGCGGCCTGCTCGAAACGCTCTACACCGGGTTCTATCCCCGGATCCACGACCGGGGCATCGAGCCCCGGGATTGGCTGGCGAGCTACTACCAGACCTACCTGGAGCGGGACGTGCGGACCGTGGTGAACGTGGGGGACCTGGAGACGTTCGGCAGGTTCGTCCGCCTCTGTGCCGGCCGGACGGGCCAGTTGCTGAACCTCTCGGCCCTGGCTTCGGACGCCGGCGTCACCCACTCCACCGCGCGGCGCTGGATCTCGGTGCTCGAGGCGAGCTTTCTCATCGCTCTGCTGCGGCCCCACCACGAGAACTTCGGAAAGCGGCTGATCAAGAGCCCCAAGCTGTACTTCCTGGACCCGGGGCTCCTGTGCTACCTCCTGCAGATCCGGTCCCCGGAGGAGCTGTTCCACCGTGCCGAGCGGGGCGCGGTGTTCGAGAGCTTCGTGGTGAGCGAACTCCTGAAGGCGTTTCTGCACCGGGGCGAGCAGCCGAGCCTCTACTACTGGCGCGACGCAGCCGGCCACGAGGTCGACATCCTCGTGGACCTGGGCGCCCACCGGATCCCGGTGGAGATCAAATCCGGCCAGACCGTCACCCCCGAGTTCTTCGCCAACCTCCGCTACTGGCGGAACCTCTCCGGCGACCCCGACGGACCGGCGGCCCTGTTCTACGGAGGCGACCGGGCCTTCCGGCGGTCGGGCGTGGTGGTGCTTCCCTGGTTCGGGGTGGCGCAGAGATCCCCGTGA